A region of Larimichthys crocea isolate SSNF chromosome X, L_crocea_2.0, whole genome shotgun sequence DNA encodes the following proteins:
- the LOC104926981 gene encoding N-acyl-aromatic-L-amino acid amidohydrolase (carboxylate-forming) B → MEHISFPPLSRVAICGGTHGNEMSGVYMVREMQQKQKADQVGSVSITTVLSNPRAVDACRRYIDKDLNRCFTDDLLSAPVTDSTPYELRRAQELNAQLGPKGSQEAVDVVCDLHNTTANMGLCFIFYSLDWITMHIYKYIKSKITSAPVRAIQLDIPMSEAYSLESVGKHGCAIEVGPQPGGVVRADIFNLVKEALDLTIEWLQGFNSGSTFEGGEVEVYNMVKSVDYPRDPTTNEITAAIHPELQDNDFKLLHPGDPMFLKFSGEAVKHEGEELYPFFVNECAYYEKKIACHLGKKFNITIPSVSVKKD, encoded by the exons ATGGAGCACATCTCTTTCCCGCCACTGTCCCGTGTTGCCATTTGTGGCGGCACCCATGGAAATGAGATGTCTGGGGTGTACATGGTGAGAGAAatgcaacagaaacagaaggcAGATCAAGTTGGATCAGTTTCTATAACCACCGTTTTGTCAAATCCACGGGCTGTGGACGCTTGCAGAAGATACATAGACAAAGATCTCAATCGCTGTTTCACAGATGACCTGCTGAG TGCACCCGTAACAGACTCTACACCCTATGAGCTGAGACGAGCCCAAGAGCTGAACGCTCAGCTTGGGCCCAAAGGAAGCCAAGAGGCCGTGGATGTGGTCTGTGATCTCCACAACACCACTGCCAACATGGGCCTCTGCTTCATCTTTTACTCCTTAGACTGGATCACCATGCAcatttataaatacataaag AGCAAAATTACCTCTGCGCCTGTGAGAGCAATCCAGCTGGATATACCCATGTCTGAGGCTTATTCCCTCGAGTCGGTGGGCAAACATGGCTGTG CCATAGAAGTTGGTCCTCAACCCGGCGGTGTAGTCAGAGCTGATATCTTTAACCTGGTGAAAGAGGCACTGGATCTCACAATAGAGTGGCTACAGGGATTCAACTCTG GAAGTACTTTTGAAGGAGGTGAAGTGGAAGTATACAATATGGTGAAGAGTGTAGACTACCCAAGGGATCCTACAACCAATGAGATTACTGCTGCCATACACCCCGAGCTACAG GACAATGACTTCAAGCTTCTCCACCCAGGCGACCCCATGTTCCTGAAATTTTCTGGCGAGGCGGTGAAGCACGAGGGAGAAGAACTCTACCCTTTCTTCGTAAATGAATGTGCCTACTATGAGAAGAAGATTGCTTGCCATTTAGGCAAAAAGTTCAATATAACCATCCCGTCCGTAAGTGTGAAGAAGGACTGA